A genomic region of Streptomyces sp. R33 contains the following coding sequences:
- a CDS encoding PRC-barrel domain-containing protein, translating into MTEHVWSYKSTSGHLAGTDLTGYKVEATDGSIGKVDKHSDEVGDAYLVVDTGVWIFGKEVLMPASTVVSIDPEERKVFVDRTKGQIKDAPEFHRDEHLGDARYREELGTYYGTGGPFGAPPA; encoded by the coding sequence GTGACTGAGCATGTGTGGAGTTACAAGTCGACCTCGGGCCACCTGGCCGGTACCGACCTGACCGGCTACAAGGTCGAGGCGACCGACGGCAGCATCGGCAAGGTGGACAAGCACTCCGACGAGGTCGGTGACGCCTACCTGGTCGTGGACACCGGAGTCTGGATCTTCGGCAAGGAGGTTCTGATGCCGGCCAGCACCGTCGTCAGCATCGACCCGGAGGAGCGGAAGGTATTCGTCGACCGGACCAAGGGCCAGATCAAGGACGCCCCCGAGTTCCACCGGGACGAGCACCTCGGTGACGCCCGGTACCGAGAGGAACTGGGCACCTACTACGGCACCGGAGGCCCCTTCGGAGCCCCGCCCGCCTGA
- a CDS encoding hemerythrin domain-containing protein, whose product MAADKQENQDVVAVILKDHRTMEDLFRRMRSVEEDRADALAKFSALLIAHGEAEEAEVYGALKRFKDVDNEEVEHGTEEHAEGNEALLALLEVSEVGSDEWDARLEDLVKAVSHHLDEEERTILNGARENVPDERRAELGAAFLRERQRQLEADCGSIANVRAVVRG is encoded by the coding sequence ATGGCAGCGGACAAGCAGGAGAACCAGGACGTCGTCGCCGTGATCCTCAAGGACCACCGCACGATGGAGGACCTCTTTCGACGGATGCGCAGTGTGGAGGAGGACCGGGCAGACGCCCTCGCGAAGTTCTCCGCCCTCCTCATCGCGCACGGAGAGGCCGAGGAGGCGGAGGTCTACGGCGCGCTGAAGAGGTTCAAGGACGTCGACAACGAGGAGGTCGAGCACGGTACCGAGGAGCACGCCGAGGGCAACGAGGCGCTCCTGGCGCTGCTCGAGGTGTCCGAGGTGGGTTCCGACGAGTGGGACGCGCGCCTGGAGGACCTCGTCAAGGCGGTCTCCCACCACCTCGACGAGGAGGAGCGGACGATCCTCAACGGCGCCCGGGAGAACGTGCCCGACGAGCGGAGGGCCGAGCTCGGGGCGGCGTTCCTACGGGAGAGGCAGCGGCAGCTCGAGGCCGACTGCGGCAGCATCGCGAACGTGCGTGCCGTCGTACGGGGATGA
- a CDS encoding DUF6131 family protein has product MVFAGLILLLIGLLTGISILWTIGVILLVVGAVLWVLGSVGHAVGGRRHYW; this is encoded by the coding sequence ATGGTTTTCGCCGGGCTTATCCTCCTGCTCATCGGTCTTCTGACCGGAATCTCCATCCTGTGGACCATCGGGGTCATCCTGCTCGTGGTGGGTGCGGTGTTGTGGGTCCTGGGCTCGGTCGGGCACGCGGTCGGCGGCCGACGCCACTACTGGTAG
- a CDS encoding VWA domain-containing protein yields MSGIQNYINHVALVLDASSSMSQLSRKVVEVADQQIAYLARRSQELDQETRVTVYVFSDKAECVIYDKDVLRMPSLKQLYRVGGMTALLAATLKSQRELAQTAQLYGDHSFLTFVLTDGQENASHRCPDAPTRDPRELVRAVATMIETREDNWTLAVLVPDQMGKREAMQCGFPKDNIAIWDATSTQGLEEAGQVIREATEKFMVGRAKGIRGSRAVFSTGAEAVNKDSIKEAGLTPVDLSQYQLIPVAREAAIRDWVIECGHTYRTGCAFYQLSKSEKIQARKQIAVLEKKTDRVYTGPEARALLGLPDTEVRVKPDHNDDFTIFVQSTSVNRKLVSNTRLLLMT; encoded by the coding sequence ATGTCCGGAATCCAGAACTACATCAATCACGTTGCTCTCGTGCTGGATGCCAGTTCGTCCATGTCGCAGCTGAGTCGCAAGGTCGTCGAAGTCGCGGACCAGCAGATTGCGTACCTGGCCCGCCGATCGCAGGAACTGGACCAGGAAACCCGCGTCACGGTGTACGTCTTCTCGGACAAGGCGGAGTGCGTCATCTACGACAAGGACGTGCTGCGCATGCCGTCCCTGAAGCAGCTGTACCGCGTCGGCGGAATGACGGCTCTGCTGGCGGCCACGCTGAAGTCACAGCGGGAGCTGGCACAGACGGCTCAGCTCTACGGCGACCACAGCTTCCTGACGTTCGTACTGACCGACGGACAGGAGAACGCGAGTCACCGCTGCCCCGATGCCCCTACTCGGGACCCGCGTGAACTGGTGCGAGCAGTGGCCACGATGATCGAGACCCGGGAGGACAACTGGACTCTGGCCGTCCTTGTACCGGACCAGATGGGCAAGCGCGAGGCCATGCAGTGCGGCTTCCCCAAGGACAACATCGCCATCTGGGACGCCACGAGCACACAGGGTCTGGAAGAGGCCGGGCAGGTCATCCGGGAGGCCACCGAGAAATTCATGGTGGGCCGCGCCAAGGGCATCCGGGGGTCGCGGGCGGTTTTCTCCACGGGCGCAGAAGCGGTCAACAAGGACAGCATCAAGGAAGCCGGTCTCACCCCGGTGGATCTGTCGCAGTACCAGCTGATTCCCGTGGCTCGCGAAGCGGCGATCCGGGACTGGGTCATCGAGTGCGGGCACACTTACCGTACCGGTTGCGCCTTCTACCAGCTGAGCAAGTCGGAGAAGATCCAGGCGCGAAAGCAGATCGCGGTGCTGGAGAAGAAGACGGATCGCGTGTACACGGGACCGGAGGCCCGGGCCCTGCTCGGCCTGCCCGACACGGAAGTGCGCGTCAAGCCGGACCACAATGACGACTTCACGATCTTCGTGCAGAGCACCAGCGTCAACCGGAAGCTGGTGTCGAACACGCGGCTGCTGCTCATGACCTGA
- a CDS encoding alpha/beta fold hydrolase: MQPTLVLVHGAFSNSFSFAPLQAELGLLGHRSVAVDLPGHGFEATYTRAYQTPQDPEGLATAPGSIKGVTLADNAAHLIGILERAKQNGPVVLVSHSRGGMTATAAANARPDLIDRIVYVSAWCPVDLDVSDYYAEPEMATVDAAALGLALAGNPAELGLLRVNFRTANPDALAAFKAAFLADGTDEQFLTFLNTFQPDENLDVGTSADRAQAETWGRIPKTYVRLADDASLPLALQDRLIREGNALTPDNPYDVRTLEGSHLKWLIDPAPAARVLSEVAALTA, translated from the coding sequence ATGCAACCGACACTCGTACTGGTTCACGGAGCCTTCTCCAACTCCTTCTCCTTTGCGCCGCTCCAGGCCGAACTCGGCCTTCTGGGACACCGTTCGGTCGCGGTCGACCTGCCCGGCCATGGTTTCGAGGCCACCTACACGCGCGCCTACCAGACGCCGCAAGATCCCGAAGGGCTCGCCACGGCGCCCGGCTCGATCAAGGGCGTCACGCTCGCCGACAACGCCGCGCACCTGATCGGGATCCTCGAACGGGCCAAGCAGAACGGGCCGGTGGTCCTCGTCTCCCACAGCCGCGGCGGCATGACGGCCACGGCTGCGGCCAACGCGCGGCCGGATCTGATCGACCGCATTGTCTACGTCTCGGCCTGGTGCCCCGTCGACCTCGACGTCAGTGACTACTACGCCGAGCCGGAGATGGCCACGGTGGATGCCGCTGCCCTGGGCCTGGCGCTGGCCGGGAACCCGGCCGAACTCGGTCTGCTCCGCGTCAACTTCCGCACCGCGAATCCGGACGCCCTCGCGGCCTTCAAGGCGGCTTTCCTCGCCGACGGAACCGACGAGCAGTTCCTGACCTTCCTGAACACCTTCCAGCCGGACGAGAACCTGGACGTCGGTACCTCCGCCGACCGGGCGCAGGCCGAGACCTGGGGCCGCATCCCGAAGACCTACGTCCGCCTGGCCGACGACGCCAGCCTGCCGCTCGCCCTACAGGACCGGCTGATCCGGGAAGGCAACGCACTGACGCCGGACAACCCGTACGACGTCCGCACCCTTGAGGGCAGCCACCTGAAGTGGCTGATCGACCCGGCACCAGCGGCCCGAGTCCTGAGCGAAGTTGCAGCTCTGACGGCCTAA
- a CDS encoding DUF6328 family protein produces MPDARGAGRDETAEERADRQWQELIQEIRVAQTGVQILFGFLLTVVFTPTFHGLAQTDKAIYIVTVVLGALATGALIGPVAFHRVVSGRRIKPEAVAWAARLTLTGLVLLLATCTAALFLVLRVATHNAVVPWLVGGVLAWYLLCWFALPLWARIRYTAEN; encoded by the coding sequence ATGCCGGATGCTCGCGGGGCCGGACGGGACGAGACCGCGGAGGAACGCGCGGACCGGCAGTGGCAGGAGCTCATCCAGGAGATCCGCGTCGCCCAGACCGGCGTCCAGATCCTCTTCGGATTCCTGCTCACGGTCGTCTTCACCCCCACCTTCCACGGGCTTGCGCAGACCGACAAAGCGATCTACATCGTGACCGTGGTACTGGGCGCGCTCGCGACGGGTGCGCTCATCGGGCCGGTCGCCTTCCACCGCGTCGTCTCGGGCCGACGGATCAAGCCCGAGGCGGTCGCGTGGGCCGCGCGCCTGACACTCACGGGCCTCGTCCTGTTGCTGGCCACCTGTACCGCAGCCCTCTTCCTGGTCCTGCGGGTCGCGACCCACAACGCCGTCGTGCCGTGGCTCGTGGGAGGCGTGCTGGCCTGGTACCTGCTGTGCTGGTTCGCACTGCCCCTGTGGGCGCGGATCCGCTACACCGCCGAGAACTGA
- a CDS encoding PucR family transcriptional regulator: MTGSNAVGRDSVPQFGGVPVHKRLQDAAGALERAVMVRLVERLPVYGTLSAEHLGGDIAKQVTRGIRSFATVLRTGEMPGLAEAAAIRESSARRADEGVPLEAVVGAYHLGAEECAAQVFSAAEPGDLGDVLSVQRQLLAYLRLVSCEVAAGYVQERQTALSDEQVALQALLSRLLEGGSPQVAADRAGIRLPPCYLVLSITVGPHPDELVPGVNHSVAARRKLRRLRNELQRQTRGVPLSVLSGDGGLVLIPYETPAADFGRTDRDRLSRLVDQLGRMCGAELLAAAVAAAPEGVAEAARLAAEVREVAEASGRAPGLYLLDDVLLEYQLSRPSPARDGLAALLDPLDARPELLVTLRVFLACSLDRRRAAARLQVHPNTVDYRLRKATEFTGLDAARGADALTLRAALAAHDAVRQGKPDSG, encoded by the coding sequence GTGACCGGATCCAACGCGGTGGGACGGGACTCGGTGCCGCAGTTCGGCGGTGTGCCGGTCCACAAGCGGCTTCAGGATGCCGCCGGGGCGCTGGAACGTGCGGTGATGGTCCGGCTCGTCGAGCGGCTGCCCGTCTACGGAACGCTGTCGGCGGAACACCTCGGTGGTGACATCGCCAAGCAGGTGACCCGCGGCATCCGGAGCTTCGCCACGGTCCTGCGCACCGGCGAAATGCCGGGGCTGGCCGAGGCGGCGGCGATCCGCGAGTCCTCGGCCCGGCGTGCCGACGAGGGCGTGCCGCTGGAGGCCGTGGTCGGCGCCTATCACCTGGGTGCGGAGGAGTGCGCCGCCCAGGTCTTTTCGGCGGCCGAACCGGGTGACCTGGGCGACGTACTGTCGGTCCAGCGCCAACTGCTCGCGTATCTGCGGCTGGTGAGCTGTGAGGTCGCAGCCGGGTACGTACAGGAGCGGCAGACGGCGCTCAGTGACGAGCAGGTCGCCCTGCAGGCGCTGCTGTCCCGGCTGCTGGAGGGCGGCAGCCCGCAGGTCGCGGCCGACCGTGCGGGCATCCGTCTGCCGCCCTGCTACCTGGTGCTGAGCATCACCGTGGGACCGCACCCGGACGAGCTGGTGCCCGGCGTGAACCATTCGGTCGCCGCCCGCCGCAAACTCCGGCGGCTGCGCAACGAACTGCAGCGCCAGACGAGGGGTGTTCCGCTGTCCGTGCTGTCCGGTGACGGCGGGCTGGTACTGATCCCGTACGAGACGCCGGCCGCCGATTTCGGCCGTACGGACCGGGACCGGCTCTCCCGGCTGGTCGACCAACTCGGCCGGATGTGCGGCGCCGAGCTGTTGGCTGCGGCTGTGGCCGCAGCACCGGAAGGCGTTGCAGAGGCCGCGCGGCTCGCCGCCGAGGTGCGGGAGGTGGCGGAGGCGTCCGGCCGAGCTCCCGGACTGTACTTGCTCGACGATGTGCTGCTCGAGTACCAGCTGAGCCGCCCGAGCCCGGCCAGGGACGGCCTCGCCGCGCTGCTCGACCCGCTCGATGCGCGCCCGGAGCTGCTCGTCACGTTACGCGTCTTCCTCGCGTGCAGCCTCGACCGGCGCCGGGCCGCCGCCCGGCTCCAGGTCCACCCGAACACGGTCGACTACCGCCTGCGCAAGGCGACCGAGTTCACCGGACTGGACGCTGCCCGCGGTGCCGATGCCCTGACGCTGCGCGCTGCTCTCGCCGCCCACGACGCCGTACGGCAGGGCAAGCCCGACTCCGGCTGA
- a CDS encoding SpoIIE family protein phosphatase produces MKGDAAGEDAAPEVLALAKVVARLRSEIVDLEGVAATTAVVERAKGVLMAQAGVSADTAYEMLLGRAGERGRTLLEECWLVLGRIHPHPPPRRAPSDPPTAPAGAVSGNEPGQERVSGAGRHLVGGAAPRPLLARLADGLATARGGDGIAELLRTVLGGDVGVDAVMIYSLASAGSLELTGHAGIDEELAEQWRHIPPLSGVAAHQAIAGRRALWLEDPAEDARRHLLIAGPPDRWPSRAWLPVPADGPPTAAIGFLRTQRGPFTADTRALLRRAARLCAGPLGVAQPPRDADAEGTPGGIDVASVQRILDALAGPAILITPLRSEAGEVEDYRIDAAAPESVDVAGRRGKELVGRRILETYPTVAGTSLWDGYLETLTTGTGYEGEPFTYEEVIAGVPRRSVYSVRASRLGDRLIVSWVRHDTSEREARRLADMQRLGNLGWAGWNLTTDTITWSDQVYAIFDRDPQDGPLALEELPGHLLPDDLPRLDAAVERLLSEGEALDQPFRIATPHGVRHLRIVAEAQTDADGTPVEVHGFFQDLSAQRGAELALLESERAVLLQRGMLQAERALAARLQETLLPIPEQSLELAGLCIDVAYVSADRGVNVSGDWYSAIELPDESALFVVGDVAGHGLPAVGTMAQLRFTTKGMTITGSPLPDVLRRLNTLLLHTASDPSGSASATMVMARYQPWDRRLIWVRAGHPPPLLVRGDRASFLEQPPGTLLGATFDASYGQAVIDLMPGDHLLLYTDGLVEEPGEDLDVGLDRLAATALRLLREGRGETLARTLAALCPGNRDDICVLDIHVPDDS; encoded by the coding sequence ATGAAGGGCGACGCCGCGGGTGAGGACGCCGCACCCGAGGTGCTGGCGCTCGCCAAGGTGGTGGCCAGGCTGCGATCGGAAATCGTGGACCTGGAAGGCGTCGCCGCGACCACGGCAGTCGTAGAGCGGGCCAAGGGCGTGCTGATGGCCCAGGCGGGCGTGTCCGCCGACACGGCCTACGAGATGCTCCTCGGCCGTGCCGGTGAGCGGGGCCGCACCCTGTTGGAGGAGTGCTGGCTCGTCCTGGGGCGGATACACCCGCACCCGCCGCCCCGACGCGCACCCTCCGACCCGCCCACAGCCCCCGCGGGCGCCGTCTCAGGGAACGAGCCGGGCCAGGAGCGGGTCTCCGGCGCCGGACGCCATCTCGTGGGCGGCGCCGCGCCGCGCCCGCTCCTGGCCCGGCTCGCCGACGGCCTGGCGACGGCCCGCGGGGGTGACGGCATCGCGGAACTGCTGCGGACCGTGCTCGGCGGGGACGTCGGCGTGGACGCGGTGATGATCTACTCCCTGGCCTCCGCCGGGAGCCTGGAGCTGACCGGCCACGCCGGCATCGACGAGGAGCTCGCCGAGCAGTGGCGCCACATCCCCCCGCTCAGTGGCGTCGCCGCCCACCAGGCCATCGCCGGGCGCCGGGCCCTGTGGCTGGAGGACCCGGCCGAGGACGCCCGCCGCCACCTGCTCATCGCGGGGCCGCCGGACCGGTGGCCCTCGCGCGCCTGGCTCCCCGTACCCGCCGACGGGCCCCCGACGGCTGCCATCGGCTTCCTGCGCACGCAGCGGGGCCCCTTCACGGCCGACACCCGGGCGCTGCTGCGGCGCGCGGCCCGGTTGTGCGCGGGCCCGCTGGGGGTGGCGCAGCCGCCCCGCGACGCCGACGCCGAGGGAACCCCGGGCGGCATCGACGTGGCGTCCGTCCAGCGCATATTGGACGCGCTGGCCGGACCCGCGATCCTGATCACTCCGCTGCGCTCGGAGGCGGGCGAGGTGGAGGACTACCGCATCGACGCGGCTGCGCCCGAGTCGGTGGACGTCGCCGGGCGGCGCGGCAAGGAACTCGTGGGCCGCAGGATCCTGGAGACGTACCCGACCGTGGCGGGCACGTCACTGTGGGACGGCTATCTGGAGACCCTCACCACGGGAACCGGGTACGAGGGAGAGCCCTTCACCTATGAGGAGGTGATCGCCGGCGTCCCGCGGCGGTCCGTCTACTCGGTCCGGGCATCCAGGCTGGGAGACCGGCTGATCGTGTCCTGGGTCCGCCACGACACCAGCGAGCGCGAGGCCCGGCGGCTCGCCGACATGCAGCGGCTGGGCAACCTCGGCTGGGCCGGCTGGAACCTGACGACGGACACCATCACCTGGTCCGATCAGGTCTATGCCATCTTCGACCGCGATCCCCAGGACGGGCCCTTGGCACTCGAGGAACTGCCGGGGCACCTCCTGCCCGACGACCTTCCGCGCCTGGATGCGGCCGTCGAGCGACTGCTGAGCGAGGGGGAGGCTCTGGACCAGCCGTTCCGTATCGCCACCCCGCACGGCGTGCGACACCTGCGGATCGTCGCCGAGGCCCAGACGGACGCCGACGGCACCCCTGTCGAGGTGCACGGCTTCTTCCAGGACCTCAGCGCGCAGCGCGGCGCCGAGCTCGCGCTGCTCGAGAGCGAGCGCGCCGTCCTCCTCCAGCGAGGCATGCTCCAGGCCGAACGGGCCCTCGCCGCTCGCCTCCAGGAGACGCTGCTGCCGATTCCCGAGCAGTCCCTGGAGCTGGCCGGTCTGTGCATCGACGTCGCCTACGTATCCGCGGACCGGGGGGTCAACGTCAGCGGCGACTGGTACAGCGCCATCGAACTACCCGATGAAAGTGCCCTGTTCGTCGTCGGCGACGTGGCCGGCCACGGTCTGCCGGCCGTCGGCACCATGGCCCAGCTGCGGTTCACCACGAAGGGCATGACGATCACCGGCTCGCCCCTGCCCGACGTCCTGCGCCGACTCAACACGCTTCTGCTCCATACCGCTTCGGATCCGTCCGGCAGCGCCAGCGCCACCATGGTCATGGCCCGGTATCAGCCCTGGGACCGGCGCCTGATCTGGGTACGGGCAGGTCACCCGCCCCCCTTGCTGGTCCGCGGCGACCGGGCGAGCTTCCTCGAGCAGCCTCCGGGCACGCTCCTCGGCGCCACCTTCGACGCCTCCTACGGACAGGCCGTCATCGACCTGATGCCCGGCGACCACCTGCTGCTCTACACCGACGGACTCGTGGAGGAACCGGGCGAGGACCTCGACGTCGGACTGGACCGGCTCGCCGCGACCGCCCTGCGGCTCCTCCGGGAAGGGCGGGGCGAAACCCTCGCCCGTACGCTCGCCGCGCTGTGCCCGGGCAACCGCGACGACATCTGCGTCCTGGACATCCACGTCCCGGACGACTCGTGA
- a CDS encoding lipase family protein codes for MSKAAVRLISVAVATAAVMTAAPAATAAPSSPAAATSTPSDPFYAYGGSEPLSAFAPGAVLKTRTLQYHLVGISTPLKAVQLLYRTTDAQGRPAANVTTVVRSPTGDRSKAVSYQSFYDSLSPEDGPSRAIAGNVSLGGLIPNVEAVFLAPLLAQGYDVVIPDTEGQQAHFAAGPEYGTNTLDSIRAATKSAQTGLNSATAFGLMGYSGGSIATNWAAALAPSYAPDVQRKLVGYAEGGLLVDPAHNLKYVDGSLVWSGVIPMAVIGVSRSYGIDLTSYLNGYGLEVLKELEHGSILDALGHYPGLTWKKMAKSQYADPNSIPAFVEAMNKLNLGSAATPTVPGFIAQGNAGVLEGTFGNHPGIGTGDGVMVTGDVRALARQYCATGNSAVKYGQYELLSHTGASVVWASAALGWLGDRFAGRPAPSDCGRIPAGNSLAPEEPAPLS; via the coding sequence ATGTCCAAGGCAGCCGTTCGCCTGATCTCCGTCGCTGTCGCCACCGCCGCGGTCATGACCGCCGCACCGGCGGCCACCGCCGCCCCGTCCTCGCCCGCAGCAGCGACGTCGACGCCAAGCGACCCGTTCTACGCCTATGGCGGCAGCGAGCCCCTGTCCGCGTTCGCACCGGGCGCCGTGCTGAAGACCCGGACGCTGCAGTACCACCTCGTCGGCATCTCCACGCCCCTGAAGGCAGTCCAACTGCTCTACCGCACCACCGACGCCCAGGGCCGCCCGGCAGCCAACGTGACCACGGTGGTGCGCAGCCCGACCGGTGACCGCAGCAAGGCGGTGTCCTACCAGTCGTTCTACGATTCCCTCAGCCCGGAGGACGGGCCCTCCCGTGCGATCGCCGGCAACGTCTCCCTGGGCGGCCTCATCCCGAACGTCGAAGCCGTCTTCCTGGCGCCACTGCTGGCGCAGGGCTACGACGTCGTCATCCCGGACACCGAGGGACAGCAGGCGCACTTCGCTGCGGGACCGGAGTACGGGACGAACACATTGGATTCGATCCGTGCCGCAACCAAGTCGGCGCAGACCGGACTGAATTCCGCCACCGCATTCGGCCTCATGGGCTACTCCGGTGGTTCCATCGCAACCAACTGGGCCGCTGCGCTGGCGCCGAGCTACGCGCCGGACGTCCAGCGCAAGCTGGTCGGCTACGCCGAGGGCGGTCTGCTCGTGGACCCGGCACACAACCTGAAGTACGTGGACGGCTCACTGGTGTGGTCGGGCGTCATCCCCATGGCGGTCATCGGCGTCTCCCGCTCCTACGGCATCGACCTCACGTCCTATCTCAACGGCTACGGCCTGGAGGTGCTCAAGGAGCTGGAGCACGGCTCCATCCTCGACGCCCTCGGTCACTACCCCGGACTGACGTGGAAGAAGATGGCGAAGTCACAGTACGCCGACCCCAACTCGATCCCCGCGTTCGTGGAGGCGATGAACAAGCTCAACCTCGGCTCGGCCGCCACCCCCACCGTCCCCGGATTCATCGCCCAGGGCAACGCGGGCGTCCTGGAGGGTACCTTCGGCAACCACCCGGGAATCGGTACGGGCGACGGCGTCATGGTCACCGGGGACGTGCGGGCGCTCGCCCGGCAGTACTGCGCCACCGGCAACTCTGCCGTCAAGTACGGCCAGTACGAGCTGCTCAGCCACACGGGCGCGTCCGTGGTCTGGGCGTCTGCCGCGCTGGGCTGGCTGGGTGACCGCTTCGCGGGCAGGCCGGCCCCGTCCGACTGCGGCCGGATCCCCGCGGGCAATTCACTGGCACCGGAGGAGCCGGCGCCGCTGTCCTGA